A single Blastococcus colisei DNA region contains:
- a CDS encoding winged helix-turn-helix transcriptional regulator, protein MAGRKTYGQFCALARAMDHVGDRWTLLVVRELLIAPARYGDLAAALPGAATNLIAQRLRQLTDDGIVERIGPAGAHYALTSHGRGLEPVIMELIRWGAAYMATGPGNDVVDERWAWLAVRALLEGLAPGLPPGAVAVRCGEFEFSVVVEGSGRHVVREAAGERRAVVSAPLPALLGAVASGEWDDVRLEGDGAFARAVLDPGSSGRPPWP, encoded by the coding sequence GTGGCGGGCCGCAAGACCTACGGGCAGTTCTGTGCGCTGGCACGTGCGATGGACCACGTGGGCGACCGGTGGACGCTGCTCGTCGTGCGGGAGCTGTTGATCGCACCGGCGAGGTACGGCGACCTGGCGGCCGCGCTTCCCGGTGCTGCGACCAATCTGATCGCCCAGCGGCTCCGGCAGCTGACCGACGACGGGATCGTCGAGCGGATCGGGCCGGCTGGTGCGCACTACGCCCTCACGAGTCACGGACGTGGGCTCGAGCCGGTGATCATGGAGCTGATCCGGTGGGGTGCGGCGTACATGGCCACAGGGCCCGGGAACGACGTCGTCGACGAGCGGTGGGCCTGGCTCGCGGTGCGTGCGCTGCTGGAGGGGCTTGCGCCGGGACTGCCGCCGGGGGCGGTGGCGGTGCGATGCGGGGAGTTCGAGTTCTCCGTGGTGGTGGAGGGCTCCGGCCGGCACGTCGTCCGCGAGGCTGCCGGTGAACGCCGGGCAGTCGTGTCGGCTCCTCTGCCGGCTCTTCTCGGCGCGGTCGCATCCGGGGAGTGGGACGACGTGCGGCTCGAAGGTGACGGCGCCTTCGCCCGAGCAGTACTGGATCCTGGCTCCAGCGGCCGGCCGCCCTGGCCATGA
- a CDS encoding YybH family protein — protein sequence MTSACVDRAASPSRRRSAPLQGGAKSRSDIDALNATFINGMETGDAALIASVYAPDAEVMPPGSPVVTGAVLKTVSLEEREDLAVEEGQYEMRVGADVVDAGKYVVVHRKLPDGGWSMGLDIWNSDSPPQQS from the coding sequence GTGACGTCTGCATGCGTTGACCGAGCCGCGTCGCCGTCGCGACGCCGGTCCGCCCCGCTGCAAGGAGGAGCCAAGAGCCGCAGCGACATCGACGCCCTGAACGCCACGTTCATCAACGGGATGGAGACCGGCGACGCCGCTCTGATCGCCTCGGTTTACGCGCCGGACGCCGAGGTCATGCCGCCGGGTTCGCCGGTGGTCACCGGCGCCGTGCTCAAGACGGTCTCGCTGGAGGAGCGCGAGGACCTCGCGGTCGAGGAGGGGCAGTACGAGATGCGCGTGGGCGCCGACGTCGTCGACGCCGGCAAGTACGTCGTCGTCCATCGCAAGCTGCCCGACGGCGGGTGGAGCATGGGCCTCGACATCTGGAACTCCGACTCGCCACCGCAGCAGTCGTAG
- a CDS encoding MFS transporter, translating into MTHARLFESPLLRHAGPTYFPLAFVARLPFAMMVVGVLTLVVAERGSVTLGGLNSAAAGLGTALAGPLLGAAVDRFGQRRVLVPVGLVNATLLGAFPFVVAGTAPDVAVLALSVLIGASAPQVGPLSRTRLVAIIGRTIAPGRREKVLSGTMAYESAADETVFIVGPFLVGLLASAIAPWVAIAGASVLTFVFVTAFALHHTGRVDPDPDKVPEVPAPARELVRFPLLTVVVGTLGVGIFFGATLTSLTGFLAQDGSGDRAGLLYGVMGIGSAVLALGAAALPARFTLRARWRTFGSLLLAAAIGYACARSVGGLVVALAVLGLGIGPTLVTLYSLAARLSPAGRSATTMTMLGSAVIVGQALASAGTGVVVDSLGATAALAAPALAAALVVAAGVAHTAPASRVEERELVPA; encoded by the coding sequence ATGACGCACGCCCGACTGTTCGAGTCCCCGCTCCTCCGGCACGCCGGTCCCACGTACTTCCCGCTCGCCTTCGTCGCGCGGCTGCCCTTCGCGATGATGGTGGTCGGCGTGCTGACCCTCGTCGTCGCCGAACGCGGATCGGTCACCCTGGGCGGACTCAACTCCGCCGCCGCCGGCCTGGGCACCGCGCTCGCCGGCCCGCTCCTCGGCGCCGCCGTCGACCGGTTCGGGCAGCGGCGGGTCCTCGTCCCGGTGGGACTGGTCAACGCCACCCTGCTGGGCGCCTTCCCGTTCGTGGTCGCGGGCACCGCTCCGGACGTCGCCGTCCTCGCGCTGTCAGTGCTCATCGGTGCGAGCGCGCCGCAGGTCGGCCCGCTGTCACGAACCCGGCTGGTCGCCATCATCGGGCGCACCATCGCTCCCGGCCGCCGAGAGAAGGTCCTCAGCGGCACCATGGCCTACGAGTCCGCAGCCGACGAGACCGTCTTCATCGTCGGCCCGTTCCTCGTCGGGCTGCTCGCCAGCGCCATCGCCCCGTGGGTGGCCATCGCCGGCGCCTCGGTGCTGACATTCGTGTTCGTCACCGCCTTCGCCCTGCACCACACCGGCCGGGTCGACCCCGACCCCGACAAGGTCCCGGAGGTCCCGGCGCCCGCCCGGGAGCTCGTCCGGTTCCCCCTGCTCACGGTCGTGGTGGGCACGCTCGGCGTCGGCATCTTCTTCGGCGCGACGCTGACCTCCCTCACCGGCTTCCTCGCCCAGGACGGCAGCGGCGACCGCGCCGGACTGCTCTACGGCGTCATGGGCATCGGGTCGGCCGTCCTCGCCCTGGGCGCGGCCGCGCTCCCGGCACGGTTCACGCTGCGGGCGCGCTGGCGGACCTTCGGCTCCCTGCTGCTCGCCGCGGCGATCGGCTATGCCTGCGCGCGGTCGGTCGGGGGCCTCGTCGTCGCCCTCGCCGTCCTCGGCCTCGGCATCGGCCCGACGCTCGTCACCCTCTACAGCCTGGCCGCGCGGCTGAGCCCGGCGGGCCGCTCGGCGACCACCATGACGATGCTCGGCTCCGCGGTGATCGTAGGCCAGGCGCTCGCCTCCGCGGGAACCGGTGTCGTCGTCGACTCCCTGGGCGCGACCGCCGCGCTGGCCGCACCGGCTCTCGCGGCGGCCCTGGTGGTCGCCGCCGGCGTCGCGCACACCGCGCCGGCATCGCGTGTCGAGGAAAGGGAACTCGTCCCCGCGTGA
- a CDS encoding Fic family protein — MARWLDAVWEHSDLTMVPRADRLFGPYRRYEPDLVTSRPLSLSRDANQAATVAERAVRELTNGPGAQALEGLARFLLRSEAIASSLIEGIAPSPQQVALAELAQDEDVRGFSDQARLVANNITVLRRAGNELATADAITVEDIEALHRALLPDEAHHGLRRVQNWLGGSAWHPLSAEFVPPPPELVPALMSDLVDYMNGSVHAPLVQAGIVHAQFETIHPFTDGNGRVGRALIHTVLTRRRLTPSAVLPVSLVLSTLRDRYVEGLTSYRYAGPPAGGEAAAAVATWLDLFLSATTVAAEQAQLFARQIAGLQNEWETKLAEHRAAQGRREVPRADSATSRILRTLPEVPILTSRTAQRRLAVSFPAARAALEELADAGILARRSVERGTTGYTATDVFSLVTHAERQLASTRWDTRVSPPTRPVPARPQN; from the coding sequence ATGGCGCGGTGGCTGGATGCGGTCTGGGAGCACTCCGATCTGACCATGGTCCCGCGCGCCGATCGACTCTTCGGCCCGTACCGCCGCTACGAGCCCGACCTGGTGACCTCGCGGCCCCTGAGCCTGTCCCGGGACGCCAATCAGGCCGCCACGGTGGCGGAACGCGCGGTCCGTGAGCTGACGAACGGCCCGGGAGCGCAGGCACTGGAGGGCCTCGCCCGCTTCCTGCTGCGCTCGGAGGCGATCGCCAGCTCGCTCATCGAGGGCATCGCGCCCTCGCCCCAACAGGTCGCTCTCGCGGAACTCGCCCAGGACGAGGACGTCCGAGGGTTCAGCGACCAGGCGCGCCTCGTCGCCAACAACATCACCGTCCTCCGCCGGGCGGGGAACGAGCTGGCCACGGCAGATGCCATCACGGTCGAGGACATCGAGGCCCTCCATCGGGCGCTGTTGCCCGACGAGGCCCACCACGGGTTGCGCCGGGTGCAGAACTGGCTCGGCGGCTCCGCCTGGCACCCACTGTCGGCCGAGTTCGTCCCGCCCCCGCCGGAGCTGGTTCCTGCCCTCATGTCGGACCTCGTCGACTACATGAACGGCTCCGTCCATGCGCCGCTCGTGCAGGCAGGCATCGTGCACGCCCAGTTCGAGACGATCCATCCCTTCACCGACGGCAACGGTCGCGTGGGGCGCGCCCTCATCCACACCGTGCTCACCCGGCGCCGCCTCACGCCGTCGGCGGTCCTCCCGGTGAGCCTGGTGCTCTCCACCCTTCGCGACCGCTACGTCGAGGGCCTGACCTCGTACCGATACGCAGGGCCCCCCGCGGGCGGCGAAGCGGCAGCCGCGGTCGCCACATGGCTGGACCTCTTCCTCTCCGCCACCACGGTCGCCGCGGAGCAGGCGCAGCTCTTCGCCCGCCAGATCGCCGGACTGCAGAACGAGTGGGAGACGAAGCTCGCCGAGCACCGGGCCGCCCAGGGGCGGCGCGAGGTTCCGCGTGCCGACTCCGCGACCTCGCGGATCCTGCGCACCCTGCCCGAGGTGCCGATCCTGACGTCCCGGACGGCGCAGCGGCGCCTGGCCGTCTCGTTCCCGGCGGCGCGAGCCGCGCTGGAAGAGCTCGCGGACGCCGGGATCCTCGCCCGTCGATCCGTCGAGCGGGGCACGACCGGATACACCGCGACGGACGTGTTCTCCCTCGTCACACACGCCGAGCGGCAGCTGGCCAGCACCCGGTGGGACACCCGGGTCTCGCCGCCCACCCGTCCCGTTCCGGCCCGACCCCAAAACTGA
- a CDS encoding TM0106 family RecB-like putative nuclease, with translation MQRLDGRLVLSPTDLTAHQECRHLTRLDLGVAAGEWAAPDVETTEELQFVFDRGMAHEERYLASLEAAGKTIARIETVFDADGRRRAEVQTVEAMRRGFDVVYQGTFFDGAWGGQADFLLRVDRPSPVLGDWSYEIADTKLARKLKIAALLQMATYAERLTVLQGVAPEWIHVVTGDGESRPWRLIDVAAYARRARARLETFVEAPPATGPSPIGYCEQCRWAVRCNAELRDADDLGLVAGMRGDHRDLLRAAGIPTLEALATASPERLKASGIGADARTRLQQQAAEQLKERTTGESSRTLLPPVSGLGLLRLPPPSPGDLYLDFEGDPWFEDGAGIEYLAGLGDRSRGFTPLWAHDRPAEKQMVADLIDRIVSATEADPAMHVYHYAAYEVTALKKLTGGYGVREAELDQLLREERFVDLYPVVRQSMRISKESYSIKKVEAFYGRSHEGEVASGLGSVLVYEQWLADGDAAKLAAIESYNTDDVDSTRELHDWLEQQRAELEALHGSLPRPTLTASAPDPRVTDAQAAEQELTDRLHAAGHELLGDLVGWHRREDRPAWWEVYRLQDLDAEELERDGTALGGLTFVRCLGPKKKSDLYEYSFPVQDTKVSTGEALDVDTAKKVGEVFEFEATAGRLVLKTTATEPPRPRGLGPGGPLNTKSLREAIQASGEDVLAGHDCLGQALVERRVPAGTQLREGESTTQAIVRLGLALDGEVLAIQGPPGSGKTTAAAELIRELLDAGKKVGVTATSHAVIGNLLKAVGRPALQKCDESQHCGSDDVAWSSDNGFVAQALLSGDVNLVGGTAWFWTRADVAQAVDVLVVDEAGQFSLANAVAVARGARSMVLLGDPQQLAQPSQAVHPGESGASALEHLLDGHATIPEDRGVFLDRSYRMHPDLTAFVSDLAYEGRLEAADGRERVAVLGEGRLSGSGLRVVPVRHELTGADKSQQEADVVARLWQSVQGSTWRSHLGKEARIGPEQVLVVAPYNAQVALIKAALPDGARVGTVDKFQGQEAPVVIYSMTSTSAVDAPRGVGFLFDLNRLNVAVSRAQALAVVVLSQLLLDAPVRTPEQLRRVNALCRLVESATVVV, from the coding sequence ATGCAGCGACTCGACGGGCGGCTGGTGCTGAGCCCGACCGACCTGACCGCCCACCAGGAGTGCCGGCACCTGACCCGGCTCGACCTGGGCGTGGCCGCGGGGGAGTGGGCGGCGCCGGACGTCGAGACGACGGAGGAGCTGCAGTTCGTCTTCGACCGAGGCATGGCGCACGAGGAGAGGTACCTGGCGTCGCTCGAGGCGGCTGGAAAGACGATCGCGCGGATCGAGACGGTGTTCGACGCAGACGGACGGCGCCGGGCCGAGGTGCAGACGGTCGAGGCGATGCGCCGCGGGTTCGACGTCGTCTACCAGGGGACCTTCTTCGACGGCGCCTGGGGCGGGCAGGCCGACTTCCTGCTTCGCGTGGATCGGCCGTCTCCGGTTCTCGGCGACTGGTCCTACGAGATCGCCGACACCAAGCTGGCGCGGAAGCTGAAGATCGCCGCCCTCCTGCAGATGGCCACTTACGCCGAGCGGCTCACCGTGCTGCAGGGGGTGGCGCCGGAGTGGATCCACGTCGTCACCGGGGACGGCGAGTCGCGGCCGTGGCGGCTCATCGACGTCGCCGCCTACGCCCGCCGCGCGCGGGCCCGGCTGGAGACGTTCGTCGAGGCGCCGCCGGCGACCGGTCCCTCGCCGATCGGCTACTGCGAGCAGTGCCGCTGGGCGGTGCGGTGCAATGCCGAGCTGCGGGACGCCGACGACCTCGGCCTGGTCGCCGGCATGCGCGGCGACCACCGCGACCTGCTGAGGGCGGCGGGCATCCCGACGCTGGAGGCGCTGGCGACGGCGTCGCCGGAACGGCTGAAGGCCTCGGGCATCGGCGCGGACGCGCGCACCCGGCTGCAGCAGCAGGCGGCCGAGCAGCTCAAGGAGCGGACGACGGGGGAGTCGTCGCGGACGCTGCTGCCGCCGGTGTCCGGCCTGGGTCTGCTCCGGCTGCCGCCGCCAAGCCCGGGCGACCTCTACCTCGACTTCGAGGGCGATCCCTGGTTCGAGGACGGCGCGGGCATCGAGTACCTCGCCGGGCTGGGCGACCGGTCGCGCGGGTTCACGCCGCTGTGGGCGCACGACCGGCCGGCGGAGAAGCAGATGGTCGCTGATCTGATCGACCGGATCGTCTCTGCCACAGAGGCCGACCCCGCGATGCACGTCTACCACTACGCGGCCTACGAGGTGACCGCGCTCAAAAAGCTGACCGGCGGCTACGGCGTCCGCGAGGCGGAGCTCGACCAGCTGCTGCGCGAGGAGCGGTTCGTCGACCTCTATCCCGTCGTCCGGCAGTCGATGCGGATCAGCAAGGAGTCGTACTCGATCAAGAAGGTCGAGGCGTTCTACGGCCGGTCGCACGAGGGCGAGGTGGCCAGCGGGCTCGGCAGCGTGCTCGTCTACGAGCAGTGGCTGGCCGACGGCGACGCCGCGAAGCTGGCCGCGATCGAGTCGTACAACACCGACGACGTCGACTCGACCCGCGAGCTGCACGACTGGCTGGAGCAGCAGCGCGCCGAGCTGGAGGCGCTGCACGGATCGCTGCCACGGCCGACGCTGACCGCGTCGGCGCCCGACCCGAGGGTCACCGACGCGCAGGCCGCCGAGCAGGAGCTGACTGACCGGCTGCACGCGGCGGGGCACGAGCTGCTCGGCGACCTCGTCGGCTGGCACCGTCGCGAGGACCGCCCGGCCTGGTGGGAGGTCTACCGCCTCCAGGATCTGGACGCCGAGGAGCTCGAGCGGGACGGCACAGCGCTGGGCGGGCTGACCTTCGTCCGGTGCCTGGGGCCGAAGAAGAAGAGCGACCTGTACGAGTACTCGTTCCCGGTGCAGGACACGAAGGTCTCCACCGGTGAGGCACTCGACGTGGACACCGCGAAGAAGGTCGGCGAGGTCTTCGAGTTCGAGGCCACGGCCGGGCGGCTCGTGCTGAAGACGACGGCGACCGAGCCGCCTCGCCCGCGCGGACTCGGGCCGGGCGGGCCGCTGAACACCAAGAGCCTGCGCGAGGCGATCCAGGCGAGCGGGGAGGACGTGCTGGCCGGGCACGACTGTCTCGGCCAGGCGCTGGTCGAGCGGCGCGTTCCCGCGGGAACGCAGCTGCGCGAGGGTGAGTCGACCACCCAGGCGATCGTGCGGCTGGGCCTGGCTCTGGACGGCGAGGTGCTGGCCATCCAGGGCCCGCCGGGGAGCGGCAAGACGACGGCCGCGGCTGAGCTGATCCGGGAGCTGCTGGACGCGGGGAAGAAGGTCGGCGTCACGGCGACCTCGCACGCGGTGATCGGCAACCTGCTGAAGGCGGTGGGGCGGCCGGCGCTGCAGAAGTGCGACGAGAGCCAGCACTGCGGCTCGGACGACGTGGCGTGGTCGTCGGACAACGGCTTCGTGGCGCAGGCGCTGCTGAGCGGCGACGTGAACCTGGTCGGCGGGACGGCGTGGTTCTGGACGCGTGCGGACGTGGCCCAGGCCGTCGACGTGCTGGTGGTCGACGAGGCCGGGCAGTTCTCGCTGGCCAACGCGGTCGCGGTGGCGCGGGGTGCGCGGTCGATGGTGCTGCTGGGCGATCCGCAGCAGCTGGCCCAGCCCAGCCAGGCGGTGCACCCGGGGGAGTCCGGAGCCTCGGCGCTGGAGCACCTGCTCGACGGCCACGCGACCATCCCCGAGGACCGCGGCGTCTTCCTCGACCGCTCGTACCGGATGCACCCGGACCTGACTGCATTCGTGTCCGACCTGGCGTACGAGGGCCGGCTGGAGGCCGCGGACGGCCGCGAACGGGTTGCGGTGCTGGGGGAGGGGCGGCTGTCGGGGAGTGGCCTGCGGGTGGTGCCGGTGCGGCACGAGCTGACTGGGGCGGACAAGAGCCAGCAGGAGGCCGACGTCGTCGCGCGGCTGTGGCAGTCGGTGCAGGGCTCGACGTGGCGCAGCCATCTCGGTAAGGAGGCGCGGATCGGGCCGGAGCAGGTGCTGGTCGTCGCGCCGTACAACGCCCAGGTCGCACTGATCAAGGCGGCGCTGCCGGACGGTGCACGGGTGGGGACCGTGGACAAGTTCCAGGGCCAGGAGGCGCCGGTGGTCATCTACTCGATGACCAGCACCAGCGCAGTCGACGCACCGCGGGGCGTCGGGTTCCTGTTCGACCTCAACCGGCTGAACGTGGCGGTGTCGCGGGCGCAGGCGCTGGCCGTCGTGGTGCTGAGCCAGCTGCTGTTGGACGCGCCCGTGCGGACGCCCGAGCAGCTACGGCGGGTGAACGCGCTCTGCCGGCTGGTGGAGTCGGCGACCGTCGTCGTGTAG
- a CDS encoding enoyl-CoA hydratase/isomerase family protein, with the protein MAGSGEVQLEVDGGVAIVTLNAPDRRNALTPAMADELIATFDEVDVKPEVGALVIRAVGKSFCAGGDIATLTSAGKDPAGPEAYEGMGKIYDSFYRLGQVKVPTVAAVRGSAVGAGMNMLLAADLRIVAKDARLLCGFLKRGMHPGGGHFVILSRLIGREAAAAMALFGEEINGDKAVELGLAWESLDDAAVEERAIELAARVAADPELARVAVGNFRKEVVNGAVGWDVAMHSERPAQMWSMRRSAG; encoded by the coding sequence GTGGCCGGATCCGGTGAAGTGCAGCTCGAGGTGGACGGCGGCGTCGCGATCGTGACGCTGAACGCCCCGGACCGGCGCAATGCGCTGACGCCGGCGATGGCCGACGAGCTGATCGCGACGTTCGACGAGGTGGACGTCAAGCCGGAGGTCGGCGCGCTGGTGATCCGGGCGGTGGGCAAATCCTTCTGCGCGGGCGGCGACATCGCCACGCTGACCTCCGCCGGCAAGGACCCGGCGGGACCCGAGGCTTACGAGGGCATGGGCAAGATCTACGACTCCTTCTACCGACTGGGCCAGGTGAAGGTCCCGACCGTGGCCGCGGTGCGGGGCTCCGCGGTGGGCGCCGGCATGAACATGCTGCTGGCGGCGGACCTGCGGATCGTGGCGAAGGACGCTCGGCTGTTGTGCGGGTTCCTGAAGCGCGGCATGCACCCCGGCGGCGGGCATTTCGTCATCCTGTCGCGCTTGATCGGACGCGAGGCCGCGGCCGCGATGGCGCTATTCGGCGAGGAAATCAACGGCGACAAGGCCGTTGAGCTCGGCCTGGCCTGGGAGTCCCTTGACGACGCCGCGGTCGAGGAGCGCGCGATCGAGCTGGCCGCCCGCGTGGCAGCCGACCCCGAGCTGGCACGCGTGGCGGTGGGCAACTTCCGCAAGGAGGTTGTCAACGGCGCCGTCGGCTGGGACGTCGCGATGCACTCTGAGCGCCCGGCGCAGATGTGGTCCATGCGCCGCTCGGCCGGCTGA
- a CDS encoding DUF3427 domain-containing protein, whose amino-acid sequence MGDVPAGLYEHLITDRFSRDLTSTAHDLIQIGALDPADAHEALARHIAGLTSRALRAAGGGDSAAVSRQVELANRIVAAIGDLAPEAADSNDAVTDPVRQLLAVAAPNSVPGPVSFPERPAVPLSTSALLVNGRGQPRIGYEVTRELASADGVDLLCAFIKWQGLRVLAKALIDLRERGGRLRVITTTYMGATDQRALDRLVELGADVKISYETRTTRLHAKAWLFRRATGLSTAYVGSSNMSRTALTDGLEWNVRLSNVEQAHLLETFAETFDSYWADPSFETYDPARDGDRLREALNAERGGPSDLPIQITSLDVRPFGYQREILDELEAQRTIHNRWRNLVVMATGTGKTVVSALDYKRLRDAGTVDRILFIAHREELLVQSLSTFRHVLRQGDFGELYVAGQRPREWRHVFGSVQSLTQLDRADLDPAHFDMIVVDEFHHAMASTYRRLLEHVAPKVLVGLTATPERTDGADVREWFDGRTAVELRLWEALEQGLLAPFQYFGLHDDVALEQVRWKRGRGYDLTELTNVYTGDDHRVRLILQAVHDKVENPGRMRALGFCVSIQHAEFMAERFSAAGIPSRAITSQTSREERAAALVALRERQANVLFTVDLFNEGLDIPTVDTVLFLRPTESATVFLQQLGRGLRLSEDKACLTVLDFIGAQHQEFRFDLRFRALTGSSRRGLQRDVEQGFPTLPAGCHIELDRVAQRIVLENIKQSLNVSWKGLVAEARSLERPTMAEFLDEAGIELEDLYRGNRRSWLDLQRAAERVQDTPGPDDRRLANAFARMLHIDDLERLQFIREIITAAGTTDVTRDARSRRLAAMLHFSLFGQQEQFSSIEASLDRLLRHPSRAEELTQLTDVLVDRLHRVTPKLTAASARPLHLHARYTQVEALAAFGRESLANAFGAGVWWIPDESADLFFVTLQKTELHYSPTTMYADHAISPSIFQWESQNTTRPGTGVGNRYIHHRELGTSVHLFLRETKTSDGNLGAPPYLYAGPMTYLSHTGERPMRILWNLEHALPADVFHAAKVA is encoded by the coding sequence ATGGGGGACGTGCCTGCCGGGCTGTACGAGCACCTGATCACCGACCGCTTCAGCAGAGACTTGACGTCGACGGCTCACGACTTGATTCAGATCGGCGCGCTCGATCCGGCGGACGCCCACGAGGCCCTAGCCCGCCACATCGCCGGCCTCACTAGCCGCGCGCTGCGAGCAGCCGGCGGAGGCGATTCCGCGGCCGTCAGTCGGCAAGTCGAATTGGCCAACCGGATTGTTGCCGCGATCGGCGATCTCGCGCCGGAAGCAGCCGACTCGAACGACGCTGTCACTGATCCCGTACGCCAGCTCCTGGCGGTCGCTGCGCCGAACAGCGTCCCAGGCCCCGTGTCGTTCCCGGAACGACCCGCCGTCCCGCTGTCCACGAGTGCGCTGTTGGTGAACGGCCGCGGACAACCCCGCATCGGTTACGAGGTCACTCGGGAGCTCGCGTCCGCCGACGGTGTGGACTTGCTCTGCGCCTTCATCAAGTGGCAGGGGCTTCGCGTGCTAGCGAAAGCGCTGATCGACTTGAGGGAGCGGGGCGGTCGGCTTCGTGTCATCACCACGACGTACATGGGCGCGACCGATCAGCGGGCGCTCGATCGCCTCGTGGAGTTGGGCGCAGACGTCAAGATCTCGTACGAGACCCGAACGACGCGACTACACGCCAAAGCGTGGCTATTCCGCCGCGCGACCGGGCTATCGACGGCATACGTGGGCTCCTCAAACATGTCCCGTACGGCGCTGACGGACGGGCTGGAATGGAACGTCCGCCTCTCGAACGTCGAGCAGGCCCATCTTCTCGAGACCTTCGCCGAGACATTCGACAGCTACTGGGCTGACCCATCGTTCGAGACGTACGACCCGGCACGGGACGGCGACCGGTTGCGGGAGGCGCTCAACGCGGAGCGCGGCGGTCCTTCGGACCTGCCCATCCAGATCACCTCACTCGACGTCCGCCCATTCGGCTACCAGCGGGAGATCCTCGACGAGCTCGAGGCGCAGCGCACCATCCACAACCGGTGGCGCAACCTCGTGGTGATGGCCACGGGAACCGGCAAGACGGTGGTCTCTGCGCTGGACTACAAGCGGCTGCGCGACGCAGGAACGGTCGACCGCATTCTGTTCATCGCTCACCGCGAAGAGCTGCTGGTTCAGAGCCTGTCGACATTCCGACACGTGCTCAGGCAGGGCGACTTTGGCGAGCTCTATGTCGCCGGCCAGCGACCGCGAGAGTGGCGTCACGTCTTCGGGTCCGTACAGTCCCTGACTCAGCTCGACCGGGCCGACCTTGATCCCGCGCACTTCGACATGATCGTCGTGGACGAGTTCCACCACGCAATGGCGTCCACATATCGCCGCCTACTTGAGCACGTCGCGCCGAAGGTCCTTGTCGGCCTCACTGCGACACCAGAACGCACCGACGGCGCCGATGTCCGGGAGTGGTTTGACGGTCGAACCGCCGTGGAGCTGCGGCTGTGGGAAGCACTGGAGCAGGGACTGCTGGCGCCGTTTCAATACTTCGGCCTACACGATGACGTGGCGCTGGAGCAGGTGCGCTGGAAGCGCGGTCGCGGCTACGACCTCACCGAGCTCACCAACGTTTACACCGGTGATGACCACCGCGTGCGTCTCATCCTGCAGGCGGTGCACGACAAGGTGGAGAACCCCGGGAGGATGCGCGCCCTGGGGTTCTGCGTGAGCATCCAGCACGCCGAGTTTATGGCGGAGCGCTTCAGCGCCGCAGGCATCCCCAGCCGTGCCATCACCTCCCAGACGTCGCGCGAGGAGCGAGCCGCTGCCCTCGTCGCTTTACGCGAGCGCCAGGCCAACGTGCTGTTCACGGTCGACCTGTTCAACGAGGGGCTCGACATCCCGACAGTCGACACGGTGCTGTTCCTCCGGCCCACGGAGAGCGCCACGGTGTTCCTGCAGCAGCTCGGTCGAGGCTTGCGGCTGAGCGAGGACAAGGCATGCCTGACGGTCCTCGACTTCATCGGGGCGCAGCATCAGGAATTTCGCTTCGACTTACGGTTCCGAGCTCTCACGGGCAGCTCGCGTCGTGGTCTACAGAGGGACGTCGAGCAGGGGTTCCCCACGCTGCCGGCCGGCTGTCACATCGAGCTCGACAGAGTCGCTCAGCGAATCGTGCTGGAGAACATCAAGCAATCCCTGAACGTGTCTTGGAAGGGACTCGTCGCCGAGGCGCGTAGCTTGGAGCGGCCGACGATGGCCGAGTTCCTCGACGAAGCCGGCATCGAGCTCGAGGACCTCTACCGCGGCAATCGCCGGAGCTGGCTTGACCTGCAGAGGGCCGCTGAGCGCGTCCAGGACACCCCCGGCCCGGATGACCGCCGCCTGGCCAATGCCTTTGCGCGCATGTTGCACATCGACGACCTCGAACGCCTCCAGTTCATCCGGGAAATCATTACCGCGGCCGGCACAACAGACGTAACGAGAGATGCGCGAAGTCGTCGCCTTGCAGCAATGCTGCACTTCTCCCTGTTCGGACAGCAGGAGCAGTTCAGCTCGATCGAGGCAAGCCTTGACCGGCTCCTCCGCCATCCGAGTCGGGCCGAGGAACTGACCCAGCTCACCGACGTGCTAGTCGACCGGCTGCATCGGGTCACCCCCAAACTAACGGCGGCCAGCGCCCGACCACTGCATCTACACGCGCGGTACACGCAGGTGGAGGCGCTGGCGGCATTCGGCAGGGAGTCCCTTGCCAACGCGTTCGGGGCAGGCGTCTGGTGGATCCCCGATGAGAGCGCAGACCTCTTTTTCGTAACCCTGCAGAAGACCGAGCTGCACTACTCCCCAACGACGATGTATGCCGACCACGCCATCTCACCGAGCATCTTCCAGTGGGAATCACAGAACACGACTCGCCCCGGCACGGGCGTCGGCAACCGCTACATCCACCATCGTGAGCTCGGAACCTCGGTACACCTGTTCTTGCGTGAGACCAAGACATCAGACGGCAACCTCGGCGCTCCGCCTTACCTGTACGCCGGCCCAATGACCTACTTGTCACACACCGGCGAGCGGCCCATGCGCATCTTGTGGAACCTCGAACACGCGCTACCGGCGGACGTCTTCCATGCCGCCAAAGTGGCTTGA